TGGAATTTGAATCAATTTTTTCATATAAGCATGCAATGCTAAAGTAGGCGGTTGTTATGCAACATTCTATGACCTATGTACGTGATGAAAGAAACCTGGAAAAAGCCTTTGGCATGTCTGGGCGTGTTAGAAGCTTCAAGAGCAGCAAAGCAGCAATAGGACTCATAGGGCCTGAATTTGAAAGGTAATCTTTGGAGAACCCTACTATCCTCAGTACCAGAGGAGCTGGCTCAAGTTTTCCAAGATTACTGTTGTTTGCAATGCTCGTATCAACAGTGGAGTGATCAAACGGAACCAACACGAGAATAGACAGCCACAAAAGCATCACACATTTAGCTTCCATCTCTCCCGTACTTTCCTGACGCAGTGATGACACTGACTTTGTGTGATGGCACTTCTCCAAGAGAGACACAGCAAGTTCCAAGTCCGAGACTTGATGCGGAAAGAACCTGACAACCGCCTTGTATCCACAAACTGTGACCAGAGAATAAAGAATGATGCATTTAGGTTTAATTACTTCAAGACTTTCATCCGAAGCTATACCTAATTCACTTGTTTTTGAGCGGACAATAAACATGAGCGGGGtaaccatgctctccaaaaaaaaaaaaattgctttccTTAAAAAATGATTAAACTCTTTGTGGTAATTATAGTTATGGCCAGAAGAAATTTTatcttctatatatataaagtgagcaccctaaaatggtgaaacattcaaaataccatAAGTTATCCTTtaagaatttcataaattacaattgaaccaaaagaagctaaagtatttaaccatatttttattttgaatgaatttaatatttaaaattatagaaaaaaaaaaaaaaaacaaaacaaaacaaaacctcccacattagtgggtggtttcacgtttttaattcatttcttttctttttttttataattttttttttaaaatatgtaaattaattatttaaataaaagataTATAAAAATGTCAATTGCCACACGCGTATGCGGGTGACAAGAGGCtagttttaaataaaattaaagagtACCCAAAGACGAAATTTAGGTGTACGAAAAACCACCCTATCAAAAATCAAAAGCTAATAACATTTTGACCTTTTGAcaacaaaaaaatgaataacTTTCTGACCTagtaatctctactaattaatatagCAAAACTCTATGAAATTACTAGTTTAACtctctaattaaaacataatatgaataagaaatatgagacagaaatgtaatttcacaccaccaaattttgctgttttttttttcaaaggctcacctacatgtaatcttaacatatctctaattttaaaataaaaacaaataaataaattaaacttctctctcacattctctaccactctcttcctctctcctatttcaaaaataaaataaaaaaatttctcgcaTACTTTGTGTATGCCCATATACTAGTACACAACTATCTCAATT
This region of Malus domestica chromosome 07, GDT2T_hap1 genomic DNA includes:
- the LOC114825936 gene encoding tubulin-folding cofactor D-like, giving the protein MFIVRSKTSELGIASDESLEVIKPKCIILYSLVTVCGYKAVVRFFPHQVSDLELAVSLLEKCHHTKSVSSLRQESTGEMEAKCVMLLWLSILVLVPFDHSTVDTSIANNSNLGKLEPAPLVLRIVGFSKDYLSNSGPMSPIAALLLLKLLTRPDMPKAFSSFVEWTHEVLSSLTDDAINHFRLLGATEVPAAIFRCDGSWHGVCLALAELAHRGFALTYHPSESCTCCCEGCLEY